The segment GCGCAGCGCGAGCCACAGGAACAGGCCGGACAGGCCGATGCCGGCGCCGAGTTGCAGCGCCCTGCGGACTTCGGCTGTCATCGGCCGTGCGCGGCCCTTCCGGCCTCAGCGGCGGAAACGGGACGGAGGCGGTTCGGGAATCTGGACGTCGGCGTGCAGGGTCTTCGCGCGGGCGAGCAGCACGTCCTCGGTCTCGGGAATTTCCGGGTTCGGTACGCAGCAGTCCACCGGGCATACCGCAGCGCATTGCTCCTGGTCGAAGAAGCCGACGCACTCGGTGCATTTCTGGGGGACGATGTAGTAGATGTCCTCCGTGATCGCGTCGTGCATCGAGCCGTCCGGAGACTCCCACTGCACGCCGCCCTCATAGATGGCGGTGTTCGGGCACTCGGGCTCGCAGGCTCCGCAGTTGATGCATTCTTCTGTGATCATCGTGGCCATACCACGTCTCTCCTGACTGGCGCGCGCGTCGCGGGCGCCTTCGAGCAAAGTTCGGGAATGCTGGCACGGGCCTGAGGGCTAGTAAAGCACCGCCGTTGCACAATCCGGGGTCGTTTCGCTTTCCCGGCCGGTTGTGGTCCAAGCCCGGCGCCGTGTCTTCCGAGTCTGTCGTCTCCGTTGCCGGCCTGCCTGGGCCCCTTCGCCTGATCGACGAGGATCTCGTCCGGGTCGAAGAGCGCATCGCGCAGATGATCGCCGCTCGCGAA is part of the Candidatus Binatia bacterium genome and harbors:
- a CDS encoding YfhL family 4Fe-4S dicluster ferredoxin, with the protein product MATMITEECINCGACEPECPNTAIYEGGVQWESPDGSMHDAITEDIYYIVPQKCTECVGFFDQEQCAAVCPVDCCVPNPEIPETEDVLLARAKTLHADVQIPEPPPSRFRR